The following DNA comes from Paenibacillus crassostreae.
ACAAGCCAAAGCCAAAATACAAAACTGTTCTTCATCCCCAACCCCTAGAATCTGTTCGTCTGTCACTCCCACGGTGTTCAACTTAGCTCTGGTTTCTATTGAATTTTCAACAAGAATATAGGCATCATCACCGCCGTATTGTTCTATTACTTCTAAACTGTTTAACACGTCCAAAATTGCTTGATTGTTATTCATCCGTTATCGCTCCTTTATGGTTAAACTCGATCTGACATTTTGCCTAGCAATCCGGCTACTGCGCCTTTGTATTTCTCGTGCAACTCCGGATCAGCGCTTCTGATGACTTCCAGGGCAGACAATAAGTTACTAAAAGTGTCAGTTAACGTTTTAAAATGAGCTTTGAATACTGCAGTCTCCTCGCCGGTTCCAGAAGCGACCTTTTTGCGAAGATCCTCTAACTCCTTTTGGATGTTATCAGGAATCTTCTCGACAATTTCTTTCACTGGAACATCAATCGGCTTTTTCTTAAGCTCTTCCTCTAACTCTTTAACTCGTTCTCGAGACTCAGCAAGATTAGTTTCGGATCCCAGAAGGGTTACCTGCAATTTCTCGACAGCCTCCTTATCACCTAAAGCTTTCGCTTCTTCAAGTTCCGCTTCTAATCGTTTGGCCAGATCATTATGAGCATTGCTTACCTTTTCAAGTTCCGCATAACTATCATCTATTTTCTTTCTTGCAGCACGTTCCTTCTCGGCCTTCGCTTCGCTTTCTTTCAGTTGTCTCTCAAGCTGTTGTTTCTCTTTTATTGCTTGTTGCAGATCCCTTGTAGACATGTTCTCAACATCGTTATCTGCCACGAATCGTTCTCGATCATCTTCGGAAATACCAAGTAGTGCAACAGCCTGGGTATAGGTTAAATTACCAATCGCTTGAGACTTTGCGTTATCACCGAAAAGAGATAGTTGATTGGATCCATACTGCTCAAATATTTTCAAAAGGTTGTTAGCAGTGGTTGGTGAATAGTCCACCGATTCTTTCAGCCATGCGCCCCACTCCCCATGAGGTACCATAGTCTTAGCTTCAAATAATCGACGACCTATTTCGATACTGTTATACAGAGCGATCTTACGCGTTTGATCCTTTATGCTATTTATTTCAACTGCTATAGTCTGTGTTGTTCTCGTCGATAGTTGGGTCATACGGCTACCTCCTGTCGAATACCAGTTACATCAACCCGGCTCCGTTTTTTTGTTAAAAGCTTTTTCTCGACGAAGCGATCAACGAATGTCTTTACCTCTGGAGTCATATTGCAATTTTTCAATCCTCGGCACTGTTGGATCTTTCCGTTATTAATTTCGATCGTATAGAACGGCTTGTCCGGCTCTTCCACCTTTCGGATGACGAATATATCAGTCTTGGCTTCAGCGTATCTCTGAGAGTAACCACCCACACAATGTTGCAGTTCCTTTCCCTCTTGGAATAGTTCCGCATTAGTAGCGATTGGCCGTAAGGTCAACCCGTTGTACTCGAATCTGTATTTTCCCAAGCTCTTAGCGCGATTCATTATTTTGGTATTAAGAGCCTCATCCTTTTTAAATTTGATTTTGCTAGATGTTTTCTGGTGAGCCTCATGCAGGTTATTCGGAAATAAATTACTTTCATTTCTAAGGTCAAGTCCAAGCTCTAAGCATTCTCCGATATAATCCTTCCAGTCTGACAACATTGTCGTGGCACTAAAATGACTTATCTTTTCGCGGTTTACCTGTTTTAAAATATACTTAAAGATCTCTTCGATTGGTGTGTATTGAATCAATTCCTTAACTTTATGCAAATTTTCTTTTAATGCGATTGAAGAGATTGAATGTGATTGTTCATAGTTTAGTTTCAGCCCTAGCTTCTTGAATTGTTGATAGGCATATAGGGAAAGCAAAACACCTTTGAATGGTTGTTTAACCCATTCCTTAAATTCCGCTTTCGTAAGGCGTAGAACTTTTTCAATGGACTTTCCTCTCCAGTTGATCGCGCCATACGTGCTTTGTCCGCCTAACTTGGATTCGATCATCGATCCCATCCCTAGCTTTGTTAGATACTCCATACAAGGATATTTAGCAGCGAGATCAAATACTTTTACTCGGTCATCAAAATCGTAATG
Coding sequences within:
- a CDS encoding DUF3102 domain-containing protein, with the protein product MTQLSTRTTQTIAVEINSIKDQTRKIALYNSIEIGRRLFEAKTMVPHGEWGAWLKESVDYSPTTANNLLKIFEQYGSNQLSLFGDNAKSQAIGNLTYTQAVALLGISEDDRERFVADNDVENMSTRDLQQAIKEKQQLERQLKESEAKAEKERAARKKIDDSYAELEKVSNAHNDLAKRLEAELEEAKALGDKEAVEKLQVTLLGSETNLAESRERVKELEEELKKKPIDVPVKEIVEKIPDNIQKELEDLRKKVASGTGEETAVFKAHFKTLTDTFSNLLSALEVIRSADPELHEKYKGAVAGLLGKMSDRV
- a CDS encoding PcfJ domain-containing protein: MPSAVEFLDHFPTNVREEIRNYINDEVMIESRYLFTRREGRKQYSFCTHCKREHESTGMHYGGIERCPLCGTAAHIKASGRGRKTLIDNVYLLWYEKSVINPEAIIARGFYATRDYTGDYRRTETVIKHISSYVFEPGKGGKMMNRSYYGGDSRWVNRDSVYSEAKTSMSNTPSYYCKESIQTAVQGTPFQYCTWEHYDFDDRVKVFDLAAKYPCMEYLTKLGMGSMIESKLGGQSTYGAINWRGKSIEKVLRLTKAEFKEWVKQPFKGVLLSLYAYQQFKKLGLKLNYEQSHSISSIALKENLHKVKELIQYTPIEEIFKYILKQVNREKISHFSATTMLSDWKDYIGECLELGLDLRNESNLFPNNLHEAHQKTSSKIKFKKDEALNTKIMNRAKSLGKYRFEYNGLTLRPIATNAELFQEGKELQHCVGGYSQRYAEAKTDIFVIRKVEEPDKPFYTIEINNGKIQQCRGLKNCNMTPEVKTFVDRFVEKKLLTKKRSRVDVTGIRQEVAV